The Paenibacillus sp. FSL R7-0204 genome includes a region encoding these proteins:
- a CDS encoding alanyl-tRNA editing protein, with amino-acid sequence MTKKLYYDSAYIQEWSTVITSAMEREDGIYVTLAETAFYPHGGGQPCDKGTIGGLAVLDVVLEDQEVLHKVAQLPGQTNVDCAIDWTRRFDHMQQHSGQHLLSAVFRELYQALTLSFHLGSDYATIDLDLPELSAAQLAEAEQEVNRQIYLDRAITSYFVTAEEMAKLSLVKLPKVTEDIRIVEINDVEHNACGGTHVASTGAIGMIKLLRSEKQKGNVRVTFKCGSRALAEFNDHMQIMSQLSARFNTGKDEIMDRLGKWEQEQKLLAAELAAVKEQNDSYLARDLLSSMEEGNGVLTHISDDRPLKDLQSLAAKLTALTDLPVLLLSAAENKAVLAHSGSADFSCGAFFKAHLGGYHGKGGGSDKLAQAGFPSWEDALAFYNFAKGQF; translated from the coding sequence ATGACCAAGAAGCTATATTATGATTCAGCTTATATTCAAGAATGGAGTACCGTGATCACTTCCGCGATGGAGCGTGAAGACGGGATCTATGTGACGCTTGCAGAGACGGCCTTCTACCCGCACGGTGGTGGACAGCCTTGTGATAAGGGAACTATTGGCGGGCTTGCCGTGCTGGATGTGGTGTTGGAAGATCAGGAGGTGCTGCATAAGGTAGCGCAGCTTCCCGGGCAGACAAATGTGGATTGCGCCATCGACTGGACCCGGAGATTCGACCATATGCAGCAGCACAGCGGCCAGCATCTGTTGTCGGCAGTATTCCGCGAGCTGTATCAGGCACTGACACTGAGCTTCCACCTGGGCAGCGATTATGCCACAATTGATCTTGATCTGCCGGAACTATCAGCGGCGCAACTGGCGGAGGCTGAACAAGAGGTGAACCGTCAGATCTATCTGGACCGCGCAATTACCAGCTACTTCGTGACCGCAGAGGAAATGGCCAAGCTGTCCCTGGTGAAGCTTCCTAAGGTAACAGAGGATATTCGGATTGTCGAGATTAATGATGTCGAGCATAACGCCTGCGGCGGCACTCATGTCGCTTCGACCGGGGCGATTGGGATGATTAAGCTGCTGCGGTCCGAGAAGCAGAAGGGTAATGTTAGAGTTACCTTCAAATGCGGGAGCCGGGCGCTTGCGGAATTCAACGATCATATGCAAATCATGAGTCAGCTATCCGCCCGATTCAATACAGGCAAGGACGAAATTATGGACCGGCTCGGAAAGTGGGAGCAGGAGCAGAAGCTGCTGGCAGCGGAGCTGGCTGCCGTGAAGGAGCAGAATGACAGCTATCTGGCCCGTGATCTGTTATCTTCTATGGAAGAGGGCAACGGAGTGCTCACGCATATTTCGGATGACAGGCCGCTTAAGGATCTGCAGAGTCTGGCTGCGAAGCTGACGGCGCTGACCGACCTTCCGGTATTGCTGCTGAGTGCGGCGGAGAATAAGGCGGTACTCGCGCATAGCGGATCTGCGGATTTCTCGTGCGGCGCCTTCTTCAAGGCTCACCTGGGCGGATACCACGGCAAGGGCGGGGGCAGCGACAAGCTGGCTCAGGCCGGATTCCCGTCATGGGAAGACGCACTCGCATTTTACAATTTTGCCAAAGGGCAATTCTGA
- a CDS encoding GNAT family N-acetyltransferase, with protein MEIKLIHKEEVWKLRHEVMWPEREPDYIKLADDDQGKHYGLYVGDRLVSVLSLFINGAEAQFRKFATLELEQGQGYGSKLLKTVLAEAEQAGVRRIFCNARTYKAGFYKKFGMQRTDEVFSKGGKDYVVMEKFFGPVTDANGGA; from the coding sequence ATGGAGATCAAGCTTATACATAAGGAAGAAGTCTGGAAGCTTAGGCATGAAGTGATGTGGCCTGAGCGGGAGCCGGATTATATTAAGCTGGCAGATGACGATCAAGGCAAGCATTACGGGCTGTATGTGGGAGATCGGCTGGTTTCGGTGTTATCCCTGTTCATCAACGGGGCCGAAGCGCAGTTCCGCAAGTTCGCTACCTTGGAGCTGGAGCAGGGCCAGGGCTATGGCAGCAAGCTGCTGAAGACGGTCCTTGCGGAAGCGGAGCAGGCGGGGGTGCGGCGGATTTTCTGCAATGCGAGAACCTACAAGGCAGGCTTTTACAAGAAATTCGGGATGCAGCGAACCGATGAAGTGTTCAGCAAAGGCGGCAAGGATTACGTGGTCATGGAGAAGTTCTTCGGACCTGTAACGGATGCGAATGGGGGAGCTTAA
- a CDS encoding TSUP family transporter — MEDWTLSMVLILAGCGFLAGFIDSVVGGGGLIAIPALLSVGIPLPLLLGSSKLAGSMCSLTSTASFVRSGKINFKLVRTLIPLSVLGAMAGTLTVRQVPSEFLKPLVIVMLVVITIYTLFKKAWGDVSTFSASNGKLRMAGSMAALIIGFYDGFFGPGTGSFLIFAFLMMGFEFVTAAGNAKILNFASNITSLLTFIALGSVSYTHGLILGIPMVIGAVVGSRMAIRKGAAYIRPLFITVTVILIGKQIWDTMH, encoded by the coding sequence ATGGAAGACTGGACGCTCAGTATGGTTCTTATTTTGGCGGGTTGCGGATTTCTGGCCGGATTCATTGATTCTGTAGTGGGCGGCGGCGGACTGATTGCGATTCCGGCCCTGCTATCGGTGGGCATTCCGCTTCCCTTGCTGCTCGGCAGCAGCAAGTTGGCCGGTTCGATGTGTTCGCTGACGAGCACCGCCTCGTTCGTGCGTTCCGGCAAAATCAATTTCAAGCTGGTCCGCACCCTCATCCCGTTATCCGTCCTTGGCGCGATGGCCGGAACGCTGACTGTCCGTCAGGTTCCTTCTGAGTTCTTGAAGCCGCTGGTGATCGTGATGCTGGTGGTCATTACAATCTACACCTTATTCAAAAAAGCCTGGGGAGACGTCTCCACCTTCTCTGCCAGCAACGGTAAATTGCGTATGGCCGGAAGCATGGCAGCGCTCATTATCGGCTTCTATGACGGGTTCTTCGGCCCGGGAACGGGATCGTTTTTAATTTTTGCTTTTCTGATGATGGGGTTTGAATTTGTAACCGCCGCAGGGAACGCCAAAATCCTGAACTTCGCCAGCAATATCACCAGTCTGCTTACGTTCATTGCCCTGGGCTCTGTCAGCTACACCCATGGCCTGATTCTGGGGATTCCGATGGTGATCGGAGCCGTAGTCGGCTCCCGGATGGCGATCCGCAAAGGGGCAGCGTATATTCGACCTCTATTCATTACAGTCACTGTCATATTGATCGGCAAGCAAATATGGGATACGATGCATTAA
- a CDS encoding NUDIX hydrolase: MEVFRLVSVVHVFLIQDGQVLLLRRANTGHHDGEYGLPAGKLDGGEPLHIAAIREVREECGAVIAPADLTLIGTMHLCTSGDERVDFFFKAEQWSGEIRNMEPDKCDEVCWFPVDALPDNIIPFVQEAWNTFRDGVWYAAHGWN, from the coding sequence ATGGAAGTCTTTCGATTAGTCAGTGTAGTCCATGTATTTCTGATTCAGGACGGGCAAGTCCTGCTGCTCAGGCGCGCGAATACGGGACATCATGACGGAGAGTATGGACTGCCTGCCGGGAAGCTGGATGGCGGCGAACCGCTTCATATTGCCGCCATCCGTGAGGTCCGGGAAGAATGCGGTGCGGTTATAGCTCCCGCCGATCTTACCCTGATCGGAACGATGCACCTGTGTACTTCCGGGGATGAGCGGGTGGATTTCTTTTTCAAGGCGGAGCAGTGGTCGGGAGAGATCCGCAACATGGAGCCGGACAAATGCGATGAGGTATGCTGGTTCCCGGTGGATGCGTTGCCGGATAATATCATCCCGTTCGTACAGGAGGCCTGGAATACATTCAGGGACGGCGTCTGGTATGCCGCTCACGGATGGAATTAG
- a CDS encoding YebC/PmpR family DNA-binding transcriptional regulator, with protein sequence MGRKWNNIKEKKASKDANTSKVYAKFGVEIYVVAKKGEPDPESNRALKVVLERAKTYNVPKAIIDRALEKAKGSGDETYVELRYEGFGPSGSMIVVDALTNNVNRTAPLVRSTFSKNGGNMGVSGSVTYMFDPTAVIGVVGKSADEVMELLIEADLDVRDVLEEDEAVIVYAEPDQFHAVQEAFRSAGITEFTVAELTLLPQNDVAIPEDAQAQFEKLIDALEDLDDVQQVYHNVDLGE encoded by the coding sequence ATGGGTCGTAAATGGAATAATATTAAGGAAAAGAAAGCATCCAAGGATGCTAATACAAGTAAGGTCTACGCCAAGTTCGGGGTAGAAATCTATGTGGTTGCCAAGAAGGGTGAGCCTGATCCGGAATCCAACCGGGCGCTTAAGGTGGTTCTGGAGCGTGCCAAGACCTACAATGTACCGAAGGCGATTATTGACCGTGCCCTGGAGAAAGCCAAGGGCAGCGGCGATGAGACCTATGTTGAGCTTCGCTACGAAGGCTTCGGCCCAAGCGGCTCAATGATTGTAGTCGATGCGCTGACGAATAACGTCAACCGCACGGCTCCGCTGGTCCGTTCCACGTTCAGCAAGAATGGCGGCAACATGGGTGTCAGCGGATCGGTTACATATATGTTCGATCCAACGGCTGTCATCGGGGTGGTAGGTAAATCTGCGGATGAAGTGATGGAGCTTCTAATCGAAGCAGACCTGGATGTCCGCGATGTGCTGGAAGAGGATGAGGCAGTCATTGTATACGCCGAACCGGACCAGTTCCACGCAGTACAGGAAGCCTTCCGCAGCGCAGGGATTACCGAATTCACGGTAGCTGAGCTGACGCTGCTTCCACAGAATGATGTGGCAATTCCTGAAGATGCACAGGCCCAATTCGAGAAGCTGATCGACGCGCTTGAAGATTTGGACGACGTACAGCAGGTTTATCACAACGTGGATTTGGGAGAATAG
- the lysS gene encoding lysine--tRNA ligase, with translation MHWAEKIANRLIAEHPQLQTYVCASGISPSGSVHIGNFREVVTTAFVAKALRRAGKEVRFIFSWDDFDRFRKVPAHIDPGFAQYIGLPYSKVPCPYGCHASYAAHFESEFEQALQVFEIEPEFIYQSREYQSGRYHPQILHALRRRGEIYDILMSFKTGESSADERADFYPIHLYCGQCGKDSTTILYFDDLEESVAYRCGCGHCDTVHIPQADNIKLHWKIDWPMRWQQEQVVFEPGGRDHSSETGSYNVAAVIAEQIFGYSPPVYEPYEFISIKGSFAKMSSSSGHNYTPDDLLRVYAPENILFLFAKYQPNAAFHIGLDEDVLRNYTEFERYAAGAHAGTLTGDLAGALELSLRSDSPVSTGSNVSFGQVASLLPLINFDRDKLREMLNRNGEEVDELRLQTTVERVEYWIRNWMPHKLVTIQTSPNYAYYHSLTGVELRWLRSLCSLLRSRELDETQRMTEIYAICHHEDKKMMRSQQKRLFTIIYQLVLGTEEGPRLPWLIQAAGTERMLNLLDL, from the coding sequence GTGCATTGGGCAGAAAAAATTGCAAACCGGTTAATCGCGGAGCATCCGCAGCTTCAGACGTATGTATGTGCATCCGGGATCAGTCCGTCCGGGTCCGTTCATATCGGGAATTTCCGCGAGGTGGTGACGACTGCATTTGTGGCGAAGGCGCTGCGGCGGGCGGGGAAGGAGGTGCGGTTTATTTTCTCGTGGGATGACTTCGACCGGTTTCGTAAAGTTCCGGCCCATATCGATCCCGGCTTCGCTCAGTATATTGGGCTGCCATATTCGAAGGTGCCTTGTCCGTATGGCTGTCATGCTTCGTATGCGGCACATTTCGAGTCGGAATTCGAGCAGGCGCTCCAGGTATTTGAGATTGAGCCGGAGTTCATTTATCAGAGCCGGGAATACCAGTCAGGCCGCTATCATCCGCAGATCCTTCACGCTCTGCGGCGCCGGGGTGAGATCTACGATATCCTGATGTCGTTCAAGACCGGTGAGAGTTCGGCGGATGAGCGGGCGGATTTTTATCCGATCCATTTATATTGCGGGCAGTGCGGAAAAGATTCGACAACGATTCTGTATTTCGACGATCTGGAGGAGAGTGTGGCCTACCGCTGCGGATGTGGTCATTGCGATACCGTACATATTCCGCAGGCGGACAATATCAAGCTACACTGGAAAATAGACTGGCCGATGCGCTGGCAGCAAGAGCAGGTGGTGTTTGAGCCAGGCGGCCGGGACCATTCGTCGGAGACGGGGAGCTACAATGTGGCTGCGGTAATCGCAGAGCAGATTTTCGGGTATTCACCACCGGTGTATGAGCCTTATGAATTCATCAGCATTAAAGGCAGCTTCGCTAAAATGTCAAGCTCCTCCGGTCATAATTACACTCCAGATGATCTGCTCCGAGTCTACGCCCCTGAGAACATTCTGTTCCTGTTCGCCAAATACCAGCCCAATGCCGCCTTCCATATCGGGCTGGATGAGGATGTGCTGCGCAATTATACGGAGTTCGAACGATATGCTGCAGGAGCACATGCAGGCACATTAACGGGCGATCTTGCGGGTGCGCTGGAGCTGTCTCTGCGAAGCGACTCTCCGGTTAGCACTGGAAGCAACGTTAGCTTCGGCCAGGTAGCCAGTCTGCTTCCCTTAATCAACTTCGACAGGGACAAGCTCCGGGAGATGTTAAACAGAAACGGCGAAGAGGTAGATGAACTCAGGCTGCAGACAACGGTTGAGCGGGTGGAATACTGGATCAGGAACTGGATGCCGCACAAGCTGGTGACGATTCAGACCTCGCCCAACTATGCGTATTATCATTCTCTTACCGGAGTGGAGCTGAGATGGCTGCGGAGCTTGTGCAGTCTGCTGCGGAGCAGGGAGCTGGACGAGACGCAGCGGATGACCGAAATCTACGCCATTTGTCATCATGAAGACAAGAAGATGATGCGCAGCCAGCAAAAAAGACTGTTCACCATCATCTATCAGCTAGTGCTTGGTACAGAGGAGGGGCCGCGTCTGCCCTGGCTAATTCAGGCGGCGGGGACAGAGCGGATGCTGAATTTGCTGGATTTGTGA
- a CDS encoding GNAT family N-acetyltransferase, translated as MMVIELLPVSAENWYDCTLLKVKPEQQSVFPAPVINWIAEANFVQEFELLAIYSGAVVVGFIVFVTTPDEDGNCWIPALMIDEHHQGKGYARQAMGQLIEHMRNEGCTRLMIGHRPDNQIAGSLYESLGFQKVSEELCDGEVVRCLELNQ; from the coding sequence ATGATGGTTATTGAACTACTGCCTGTATCGGCCGAGAACTGGTATGATTGCACATTGCTGAAAGTAAAGCCAGAACAACAAAGCGTTTTTCCTGCTCCGGTGATTAATTGGATTGCTGAAGCAAATTTCGTGCAGGAGTTTGAACTACTGGCTATTTATTCAGGAGCTGTAGTGGTAGGATTTATTGTCTTTGTCACAACTCCCGATGAGGACGGTAACTGCTGGATACCCGCCCTTATGATCGATGAGCATCATCAAGGAAAGGGTTATGCCAGACAAGCAATGGGACAGTTAATCGAGCATATGCGAAATGAAGGGTGTACCCGATTAATGATCGGACATAGACCTGACAATCAGATTGCCGGATCGCTGTATGAGTCGCTTGGATTCCAAAAGGTCAGTGAAGAGTTATGCGACGGTGAGGTTGTGCGTTGTTTGGAGCTTAATCAATAA